The following are from one region of the Acinonyx jubatus isolate Ajub_Pintada_27869175 unplaced genomic scaffold, VMU_Ajub_asm_v1.0 scaffold_118, whole genome shotgun sequence genome:
- the LOC106989851 gene encoding leucine-rich repeat-containing protein 37A3-like — MVWLPLSSQRQYPTRLGRCAPEPPQVMSRLRLLAPLLVLMWQPLWLLVQAAQPPEWALDPAQLTSDPLEAAEPWSSRSSDPPPESPQALTPPAGLGGFNYLGSSAPAQMLAPPKELTETLVPFLDTDSVGGLPSGPDEDLNDQLTQHQRLPGVVPMPGWDYSMFPRVTSKPLDVELTTTPGPDKDVESSIAQQEAPPQPLEHTEEAELSLTQQETSGKPPEEVEPSSEWETPSQHSEPPGVIDPSLRQQETPAQPSVPREEAKPSLSKQEPTAQLPDPFGEAELSPTQEEVSAQLAELLNEAESSTQQETPAQSPGEIESSATLQEQPAQPPELPSREGEPSPTQQEHPAQPLWHHKMTVSPPGHYRDQHLNLPNVSLKPPDMQLTMTAEPTTEVGPSPVQHETRAQPSVPLNVEPFETQHEAPTLPPQSPEVESLPVQQETPTQSPESTTQEKLPTQQETPVQYPEYPGEVEPSPTQQEVPHQHPAPPENVESSPVQHEVSTPPEDFPEEIELSPSQQESSGLPQVPVASREPSPIQQEVPAQQPKPNEGVESFPVQYEHPAQPPGSSTDVVAQSPVQHEVTFSPPGPGEAQHPVLPNITVKPVDLRIFISPQATKEVKHLPVQQDVPAQSPIPPEQVEFSPAQSKRLSQSPESPEDESSPGQQEVLAQTPDPP, encoded by the coding sequence ATGGTTTGGCTCCCGCTCAGTTCCCAGCGCCAGTACCCCACTCGCCTGGGTCGCTGCGCCCCGGAGCCTCCGCAAGTCATGTCCCGGCTGCGCCTGTTGGCCCCACTGCTTGTCCTCATGTGGCAACCGTTGTGGCTGCTGGTCCAGGCAGCTCAGCCTCCAGAGTGGGCCCTGGACCCTGCCCAGCTGACCTCCGACCCCCTGGAGGCGGCTGAGCCCTGGTCTTCGCGCTCCTCTGATCCCCCACCCGAATCGCCCCAGGCGCTTACACCCCCAGCTGGGCTGGGGGGCTTTAATTACCTGGGGTCCTCTGCTCCAGCCCAGATGTTGGCCCCGCCTAAGGAGTTGACGGAGACTTTGGTTCCATTCCTGGACACGGATTCCGTTGGAGGACTACCCTCAGGGCCAGATGAGGATCTGAATGACCAGCTAACCCAGCATCAAAGGCTCCCAGGTGTGGTTCCAATGCCAGGTTGGGATTATTCAATGTTTCCCAGGGTTACAAGTAAGCCTTTAGATGTGGAACTTACCACAACTCCAGGGCCTGATAAAGATGTTGAATCTTCTATAGCCCAGCAAGAGGCCCCACCTCAGCCTCTTGAACATACTGAGGAAGCAGAACTTTCTCTAACCCAGCAAGAGACCTCGGGTAAGCCTCCAGAGGAGGTTGAGCCTTCAAGTGAGTGGGAGACCCCAAGTCAGCATTCCGAGCCTCCTGGGGTGATTGATCCTTCTCTAAGGCAGCAGGAGACCCCAGCTCAGCCTTCAGTGCCTCGTGAGGAAGCTAAGCCTTCTCTAAGCAAACAGGAACCCACAGCTCAGCTTCCAGACCCTTTTGGAGAAGCTGAACTTTCTCCAACCCAGGAGGAGGTCTCAGCTCAGCTTGCAGAGCTCCTTAATGAGGCAGAATCTTCAACCCAGCAGGAGACTCCAGCTCAGTCTCCAGGGGAGATAGAATCTTCTGCAACCCTGCAAGAGCAACCAGCTCAGCCTCCAGAGCTGCCTTCCAGGGAGGGGGAACCTTCTCCAACCCAGCAGGAGCACCCAGCTCAACCTCTATGGCATCATAAGATGACAGTTTCACCTCCAGGTCACTACCGTGATCAACATTTAAACCTGCCCAATGTCAGTTTGAAACCTCCAGATATGCAGCTTACCATGACTGCAGAACCCACTACAGAGGTGGGACCTTCTCCAGTTCAGCACGAGACTAGAGCTCAGCCCTCAGTGCCTCTTAATGTGGAACCTTTTGAAACCCAGCATGAAGCCCCAACTCTGCCTCCACAGTCCCCTGAGGTTGAATCTTTGCCAGTTCAACAGGAGACTCCAACGCAATCTCCAGAATCTACCACACAGGAGAAACTTCCAACACAGCAGGAGACCCCAGTTCAGTATCCAGAATATCCTGGAGAAGTTGAACCTTCTCCAACCCAGCAGGAGGTCCCACATCAGCATCCAGCGCCCCCTGAAAATGTTGAATCTTCTCCAGTCCAGCACGAAGTCTCAACTCCACCTGAAGATTTTCCTGAGGAAATTGAACTTTCTCCAAGCCAGCAGGAGAGCTCAGGTCTGCCTCAAGTGCCTGTTGCAAGTAGAGAACCTTCTCCAATCCAGCAAGAGGTCCCAGCTCAGCAACCAAAGCCCAATGAGGGGGTCGAGTCTTTTCCAGTTCAGTATGAGCATCCAGCTCAGCCTCCAGGGTCCTCTACAGATGTTGTAGCTCAGTCTCCAGTACAGCATGAGGTGACATTCTCACCTCCAGGTCCAGGTGAAGCTCAGCATCCAGTGTTGCCTAATATCACAGTTAAACCTGTGGATCTGAGGATTTTCATAAGTCCCCAGGCAACTAAGGAGGTTAAACATCTTCCAGTGCAGCAGGATGTCCCTGCTCAATCTCCTATTCCCCCTGAGCAAGTTGAATTTTCTCCAGCTCAGTCCAAGCGTCTTTCCCAGTCTCCAGAGTCCCCTGAAGATGAGTCTTCTCCAGGCCAACAAGAGGTCCTAGCTCAGACTCCAGACCCCCCCTAA